In Oenanthe melanoleuca isolate GR-GAL-2019-014 chromosome 19, OMel1.0, whole genome shotgun sequence, a genomic segment contains:
- the SPECC1 gene encoding cytospin-B isoform X4, with product MGNQPGRAEEHEQGTVSAAKRTGIPAPRELSSSVSRERAVLRGQANTRKAQPSPTSSGAPTPTKHVRPSSKSKQENESGDKAVLESQVKELLAEAKTKDSEITKLRCELKKCKEKGSLSLEGMGASNQNLEAVSPVDIDPLIRTLQEKNRTFQKELASLGEENRALKEKLLYLENSPLSDTTTSSGGDSSLPTPTTQESSFGSPSKNVSRSEAEEHRQHVSVNGAALRNSGSSSSDVTKASLSPDASDFEHIADVPSRPASASSNHFKGSKCSTAGSSPNNISDLSVASLTERIQKMEENHHSTAEELQATLQELSDQQQMVQELTTENEKLVEEKALLETSFRQHRDRAEQLSQENEKLMTLLQERSRNEAQEGKVLELEQKCAEVLEKAQFEREKLLNIQQQLTSSLRSLEREHQDAQQVIKSLREENEKLLKLLEVEQQSNSTVTKSLEDCKIALEGLKIENGSLKTQLENEKQKAAEINVMGCTSDNSEVQEMLKVAHAEKAQLEASCTELKQELLKANSELKHIQGLLSKAENEYGQLKEVCDRQAEQLSRTSQKLQEKTSENEADIKNLKETIFELEDQVEQHRAIKLHNNQLISDLESKVMKLEEQKQDTERQLKALTKQMKEDTEEWRRFQADLQTAVVVANDIKCEAQQELRVVKRKLQEEEEKNARLQKELDEVKGSNRCLISAS from the exons GCACAGTTTCGGCTGCGAAGCGCACGGGGATCCCAGCACCCCGGGAATTGTCCTCGTCCGTGTCCAGGGAGAGAGCTGTGCTGCGTGGTCAGGCCAACACCAggaaagcacagcccagccccacctctTCTGGTGCACCAACTCCTACCAAACACGTGCGCCCCAGCAGCAAGTCCAAGCAGGAGAATGAAAGCGGTGACAAGGCTGTTCTGGAATCTCAGGTTAAAGAACTCCTGGCAGAAGCAAAGACAAAAGATTCAGAAATTACCAAACTTCGTTGTGAGTTGaagaaatgcaaagagaaaGGGTCACTCAGCCTTGAAGGAATGGGTGCCTCCAACCAAAATTTAGAAGCAGTATCACCTGTTGACATAGATCCATTAATAAGGACCCTTCAGGAGAAAAACAGGACTTTCCAAAAAGAGCTTGCTAGCCTGGGAGAAGAAAACCGTGCTTTGAAAGAGAAACTGCTTTATCTGGAGAACTCCCCTCTCTCAGACACAACCACAAGCAGTGGAGGTGACAGCAGCCTCCCAACCCCAACTACTCAAGAGTCGAGTTTTGGAAGCCCATCCAAGAACGTGTCGAGGAGTGAGGCagaggagcacaggcagcacgTGAGTGTGAACGGGGCTGCCCTGCGCAATTCCGGCTCCTCCAGCAGCGATGTCACCAAAGCCTCCCTGTCCCCCGACGCCTCCGACTTCGAGCACATCGCTGATGTGCCTTCCAGGCCAGCGTCTGCCAGCAGCAACCACTTCAAAGGCTCCAAGTGCTCCACTGCAGGGAGCTCTCCAAACAATATTAGTGACCTCTCTGTTGCATCTCTTACAGAGAGGATACAGAAGATGGAGGAGAAtcaccacagcacagcagaagagctgcaggCCACTCTGCAGGAGCTGTCGGATCAGCAGCAAATGGTACAGGAGCTGACAACAGAAAATGAGAAGCTGGTGGAAGAGAAAGCTCTCCTGGAGACTTCCTTCCGTCAGCACAGAGATagagctgagcagctgagcCAGGAAAATGAGAAGCTCATGACTCTCCTCCAAGAGAGATCCAGGAATGAAGCTCAAGAGGGGAAGGTCCTTGAGCTGGAACAGAAATGTGCAGAAGTTCTAGAAAAAGCACAGtttgaaagagagaaattgCTCAACATTCAGCAGCAGTTAACCAGCAGCTTGCGAAGCTTAGAAAGGGAGCATCAGGATGCCCAGCAGGTGATAAAAAGcctgagagaagaaaatgagaagctGCTTAAACTTCTAGAAGTGGAACAGCAGAGCAACAGCACAGTGACAAAAAGTCTGGAGGACTGTAAAATTGCTTTGGAAGGCCTGAAAATTGAGAATGGCTCTCTCAAAACTCAGCTGGAGAATGAGAAACAGAAGGCTGCAGAAATCAACGTGATGGGCTGCACCTCTGACAACTCTGAGGTGCAGGAGATGCTCAAAGTAGCCCATGCAGAAAAGGCTCAGTTAGAAGCCTCTTGCACTGAGCTGAAACAAGAGCTGCTGAAGGCAAACAGTGAATTGAAGCACATTCAGGGGCTGCTTTCTAAG gCTGAGAACGAGTATGGTCAGCTGAAGGAGGTGTGTGACCGCCAGGCTGAGCAACTGAGCAGAACCAGCcagaagctgcaggagaagACATCAGAGAATGAAGCAGATATCAAAAACCTGAAAGAGACCATTTTTGAGTTGGAAGACCAGGTGGAACAACATCGTGCTATAAAACTCCACAATAACCAGCTCATCAGTGACCTAGAAA GTAAAGTAATGAAGCTGGAAGAACAAAAACAAGATACAGAGAGGCAGCTAAAGGCCCTGACTAAGCAGATGAAG GAGGACACGGAGGAGTGGAGGCGTTTCCAGGCTGACCTGCAGACTGCAGTGGTTGTAGCCAATGACATTAAGTGTGAAGCTCAGCAGGAGCTCCGTGTGGTGAagaggaagctgcaggaggaggaggagaagaatgCCAgactgcagaaggagctggatgAAGTGAAGGGCAGCAACAG